A genomic window from Cutibacterium acnes includes:
- the pyrH gene encoding UMP kinase codes for MMPERYNRVLLKLSGEVFGGGGIGVDADVVSAKAREIAEIANSGVQVAVVVGGGNFFRGAELQQHGMQRDRADYMGMLGTVMNCLALQDFCEKAGVDTRVQTAITMGQVAEPYIPRKAERHMEKGRVVIFGAGSGMPYFSTDTVAAQRALEIGADALLMGKQGVDGVYDSDPKTNPNAHKFDELTYDEFLSRDLKVADATAVAMARDNDLTMVFFNLEMPGNISRVINGEDIGTTVHR; via the coding sequence ATGATGCCAGAGCGCTACAACCGAGTCCTTCTCAAGCTGTCCGGAGAGGTTTTCGGAGGAGGAGGAATCGGCGTCGACGCCGATGTCGTGTCCGCCAAGGCCCGCGAGATCGCTGAGATCGCTAATAGCGGCGTTCAGGTGGCCGTCGTCGTCGGTGGGGGGAACTTCTTCCGCGGGGCTGAACTTCAGCAGCACGGCATGCAACGTGATCGCGCCGACTATATGGGAATGCTCGGCACCGTCATGAATTGCCTTGCCTTGCAGGATTTCTGTGAGAAGGCTGGTGTCGATACCCGCGTTCAGACAGCCATCACGATGGGCCAGGTTGCTGAGCCTTACATCCCGCGCAAGGCCGAGCGCCATATGGAGAAGGGACGAGTCGTCATTTTTGGTGCCGGGTCCGGAATGCCGTATTTCTCGACCGACACCGTCGCTGCTCAGCGAGCCTTAGAGATCGGAGCCGATGCGCTCCTCATGGGTAAGCAGGGGGTTGACGGCGTCTACGACAGTGATCCCAAGACGAACCCGAACGCCCACAAGTTTGACGAACTGACCTACGATGAGTTTCTGTCGCGTGATCTTAAGGTCGCCGACGCAACTGCCGTCGCCATGGCCAGGGATAATGACCTGACGATGGTCTTCTTCAACCTCGAGATGCCAGGCAATATTAGCCGCGTCATCAATGG